The Chryseolinea soli nucleotide sequence CGAAGCCAAGCGTGTAGCCTTCCCCAACCATGTTGAAATAGAGAAACCCTTCCGGTCGGCCGAATTGCGGCCCGAACCGGTGGTGATCGAAAAAGAAGTTGTGCTGGAACAACAAACCACCACCATCCGGGTAGAGGCGCCGGTGAAAAAAATACAGAAATCATTTTTTGACGAGATCGGATGACCGGAATCATTTCCCTGGAAGGCCTGCAGTTCCATGCCTTCCACGGCGTCTATCCGCACGAACGCGAATCCGGCAACTGGTTTGAGGTGGACGTTTCTGTGGAAACCGATTTCTCTAAAGGTGCCGCCGAAGATGAGCTGGAAGGCACCGTGAACTACGAGACCATTTTCCAGATCGTGAAAGCCGAGATGCAGCTGCCTTCAAAGCTGCTGGAGACCGTGGCCGAGAAGATCGTGAACGATATCCTGACCCAACTGCCCACCACACTTTCCGTGAGACTCAAAATATCCAAACTCAACCCACCCATTGGAGGCAAATGCACCAAGGCCAGCGTTCAGTTGGAAAAAAGACGGTAGTTATTTTCCGGCCGGCTGATCTTCTTTCGAGGGGTCCACAAACACGAACCCGCGCGCCTCGTCGCCCTCAAAAAAATCGACTTCTTTGCCGATGATATACATGGTGTGTCGTTTGTCGATGTACACCGGGATGTCGTTGATGACGTAGGCGATATCGGTATCCTTCTTTTTGTCGAACCCGATGAGCAAGGAAACGCCGCAGCCACCACCCTTCACCCCCACACGCAAGCCATAGCCGGCGGGAATGTTCTTGGTTTGCATGATCTGGCGTATCTCTTCCGCCGCCCGGGGTGACAAGGTTACGGGTTGAAGGCTTTCAAACATCTGTTGTAGAAAGTAATTTAGCGCTCAAAATTATTTAATTTCAAACACAAATAGCTGTAAATAAATTCTATGGATCCGCTGGTAATGTTCATCATGGTTTTGGTTCCCGCCGCCCTCGTGTTGTATGGGGCCTTTTTGCTGGTACGCACCTTTATTCAGAAAGAAATCGATCTGAAAAAGCTGGAAGTGCGCAGCCGCAGTATCGAAACCGTGTTGCCCAACCGCCTGCAGGCCTATGAGCGCATGGCCCTGTTCCTGGAACGCATGGCCCCCCAAAACCTGCTGGTGCGACTCAGCACCTCGGGAATGGCCTCGCGCGAGTTCCACCAACTACTGTTGGCTGAGATTCGTAACGAGTATAACCATAATGTCTCACAACAAGTGTATATTAGTGAAGGCGTCTGGGAAATGATCAAAAACGCCAAAGAAGATCTCATCGTTTCCATCAACGACGCCGCCAGCGAAATGACCATGGATAGCACCAGCCTGGACCTTTCGAAAAAGATATTTGAGAAATCGATCACCAAGTCCGTTGACCCGCTGGCACACGCACTGCTGGAGCTGAAGAAAGAAATCCAGCAAACTTTCTGAGGGAATTAATCCCCGGCAGGTTTCGTTTTCTAGGCACCCTCTCGCATTGGAGCATATAACTTTTGCCGATGAAAAATCGCTTTTTCGAGTTGGCTACGCGCCAAGCGGCCCGTCTTTTGGGCAAACCGGGCCGTATGAAGACCTTGCTACTGCAATTCGCAGGGAAGATCAACACCGTGAAATGGGGTGATGTGCGGATCCAAACCTTCCGCGAAAAATTCTTAGTGCTGGGCCGTCTCTTACGCGCCTATGTGGTAGGGGAGTATCGTGAGATCCCCTGGAAAACCATGCTCACCCTGGTGGCCGCCCTCCTCTATTTTGTGAACCCCCTCGATCTTATTCCAGATGTGATCCCCGTCACCGGATTGACCGACGACTTTGCCGTGCTGGTGTGGGTGTACAACGCCATGCGCCTGGAGATCGATAAATTCCTCGCTTGGGAAAAAGCGCGGGAAGTCAGCCTATGAAAACCGCATTGATTGCCGGAAGCACCGGATTGATTGGCAGCCAACTGTTGTCGCTGCTGTTGAAAAACCCCGAGTATGTTAAAGTGATCGCGCTCACCCGCGTGGACCTGGCGCCTCATCCTAAGCTAACCCAGATCAAGGTCGAGTTCGGCAGCCTCGGTGAAAACTCTTCCGCCCTCAAGGCCGACGATGTATACTGCTGCCTGGGTACCACCATGGCGAAGGCGGGTTCCAAGGAGAATTTCTACCAGGTGGATTTCTATTATCCTTTTTTGCTGGCAAAGACATCCCGGTCTGTGGGGGCAAAGAAATTTATGCTGGTCTCGGCTTTGGGTGCTAACAAAAGTTCTTCCATCTATTACAACCAGGTGAAGGGCGAAATTGAAGAGGCCATCTCCAGCGTGGCCTTTGATGCCGTTCACATTTTCAGACCCTCGTTGCTCCTGGGCCCGCGCACCGAAAAACGTTCGGCGGAAGATGCGGCCAAATTTTTTTACAAGGCTCTGGGATTTCTGATCCCCAAAAAATATAAGGCCATCCAGTCCGCAAAAGTGGCGCGCGCCATGCAGCACTTTGCAGCAGAAGATAAAAAAGGTATTTTCATCCACGAATCCGCAGACCTGCAACGCTTCTGACGCAGGCGAACGGATCACACCGGTTAACCTTTTTATTTTCGTATGATCGCAGTCATTCAACGCGTCTCGTCCGCGTCTGTCACCATTGAGCAGGTTGTTAAAGCTTCCATCGGCACGGGCCTTTTGGTTTTGGTAGGAATAGAAGACGCCGACAACGCCGAGGATATCGAGTGGCTGGCGGCGAAGATCGTGAACCTGCGCATTTTTGAAGACGACCAGGGCGTGATGAACGTGAGCGTGAAAGATGCCGGCGGCGACATGATCGTGGTGAGCCAGTTCACCCTGCACGCCAGCACCAAAAAGGGCAACCGACCATCCTATATCAAAGCGGCCAAACCGGAGGTAGCGATACCGTTGTACCACCAGTTTGTGCAAGCCGTGGAAACGCAGCTCGCCAAAGCCGTGCAGACGGGTGAATTTGGCGCCGACATGAAAGTGGCCCTCCTCAACGACGGCCCCGTGACCATCATCATCGACACAAAAAACAAGACATGACCTCCCTGGAATGCATTCAAGCCGACATCACCACCCTGGAGGTGGATGCCATCGTGAATGCAGCCAACACGAGCTTGCTGGGCGGGGGCGGTGTGGACGGTGCCATCCATCGCAAAGCAGGTCCTCAACTGTTGGAAGAATGCCGCGCCGTACGCAATCGCCAGGGAGGATGTCCCACGGGTGAAGCGGTGATCACCGGCGCAGGAAGGTTGCCCGCAAAATTTGTTATCCATGCCGTCGGACCGGTGTGGCGCGGAACCCATCCAAAAACGGAAGAGTTGCTCGCCAGCGCCTATCGCCATAGCCTGGAATTGGCCGCGGCCAACCATGTGAAGTCTATCGCCTTTCCCAATATCAGCACGGGGATCTATGGCTTTCCAAAACCGCGGGCAGCAGAGATCGCCATCGCGGAAGTGACCCGTTTTTTGGAGACGAATTCCTCCATCCAACAAGTGCTCTTCGTATGTTTTGATGAAGAGAATTTTGATATTTACAAAGCGATGCTGGGCCAGGCCTGAAGACGCACCGCTGTGATCTTTTTGTTTCATCCTCACCATCTCCCTATGCGACGCCTGACACTTCTCCTTGTTATGTTCGTTTCCTTCTCATCGTTTGCCCAAAACAAATATGGCTTGAAGGCCACCACGCTGGCCGCATACAAAGAGACCGTGAAGGCCAACCCGGAAAAAGAATTGATCAATCTCGAAAAATTTGTGCCCGGTCTTGTGCTGGACATACGCTATGCGACCACCAATAATTTTACGGGCGAAAAGATCTACAACCTCGCCCGTGCCTATGCCCGCAAGCCCGTAGCCGAATCGCTGAAAAAAATCCAGGCCGATCTGAAGAAACAAGGATTGGGTATAAAGATCTTCGACGCCTACAGGCCCTACAAAGCCACGGTAAAATTTTACGAAGTCTATCACGACACCACCTACGTGGCCTCCCCCTATCGCGGCTCGCGGCACAACCGCGGCTGTGCGCTCGACCTGACGGTGATCAATTTAAAAACCGGTGAAGAATTAAAGATGCCCACGGGGTTTGACTCTTTCAAAAAAGAAGCCTGGCCTACCTCGCCGGTGAGCGATCCCGAAATTCTGAAAAACAGAACGCTGCTCATCAACGCCATGGAAAAACACGGCTTCAAAGTGAACGGCTCAGAGTGGTGGCACTATGATTTTATCGGCTGGAAAAAATACGAAGTGCTCGACATCGATTATGAAGAGCTGGAGGGGATCTAATCGTACTTAAAAATATCTCTGCAAAGGAGTCCGGGACCGGTTATGGCAATGCTTTGAGAAACGCGATGCTCAGGGGAATCTGTTCCTCTGACCGAGACGATTCGTCTTCAATAAAGAAATGCTTGATGCCATTCTTTTTTGCTTCCTTCATGATCTCGGCAATTCCCACATCACCCATTCCCAACACCACGTTCGACTCCACATCGGCATGACCGTTGTCGCTGTTGGGCGTGCCCGGCTTGCGGTCCTTTAAATGGAGCATCACAAAACGAGTAGGATATTTCTTCAACAACGCCACGGGATCTTGCCCGGGTTGCTTCACCCAAAACACATCCATTTGGAAATGCACAAATCGGGAATCGAATTTATCGACCATAGT carries:
- a CDS encoding YkvA family protein, producing the protein MKTLLLQFAGKINTVKWGDVRIQTFREKFLVLGRLLRAYVVGEYREIPWKTMLTLVAALLYFVNPLDLIPDVIPVTGLTDDFAVLVWVYNAMRLEIDKFLAWEKAREVSL
- the folB gene encoding dihydroneopterin aldolase is translated as MTGIISLEGLQFHAFHGVYPHERESGNWFEVDVSVETDFSKGAAEDELEGTVNYETIFQIVKAEMQLPSKLLETVAEKIVNDILTQLPTTLSVRLKISKLNPPIGGKCTKASVQLEKRR
- a CDS encoding NAD-dependent epimerase/dehydratase family protein, whose protein sequence is MKTALIAGSTGLIGSQLLSLLLKNPEYVKVIALTRVDLAPHPKLTQIKVEFGSLGENSSALKADDVYCCLGTTMAKAGSKENFYQVDFYYPFLLAKTSRSVGAKKFMLVSALGANKSSSIYYNQVKGEIEEAISSVAFDAVHIFRPSLLLGPRTEKRSAEDAAKFFYKALGFLIPKKYKAIQSAKVARAMQHFAAEDKKGIFIHESADLQRF
- a CDS encoding O-acetyl-ADP-ribose deacetylase → MTSLECIQADITTLEVDAIVNAANTSLLGGGGVDGAIHRKAGPQLLEECRAVRNRQGGCPTGEAVITGAGRLPAKFVIHAVGPVWRGTHPKTEELLASAYRHSLELAAANHVKSIAFPNISTGIYGFPKPRAAEIAIAEVTRFLETNSSIQQVLFVCFDEENFDIYKAMLGQA
- the dtd gene encoding D-aminoacyl-tRNA deacylase, whose translation is MIAVIQRVSSASVTIEQVVKASIGTGLLVLVGIEDADNAEDIEWLAAKIVNLRIFEDDQGVMNVSVKDAGGDMIVVSQFTLHASTKKGNRPSYIKAAKPEVAIPLYHQFVQAVETQLAKAVQTGEFGADMKVALLNDGPVTIIIDTKNKT
- a CDS encoding M15 family metallopeptidase, with translation MRRLTLLLVMFVSFSSFAQNKYGLKATTLAAYKETVKANPEKELINLEKFVPGLVLDIRYATTNNFTGEKIYNLARAYARKPVAESLKKIQADLKKQGLGIKIFDAYRPYKATVKFYEVYHDTTYVASPYRGSRHNRGCALDLTVINLKTGEELKMPTGFDSFKKEAWPTSPVSDPEILKNRTLLINAMEKHGFKVNGSEWWHYDFIGWKKYEVLDIDYEELEGI
- a CDS encoding HesB/IscA family protein, which codes for MFESLQPVTLSPRAAEEIRQIMQTKNIPAGYGLRVGVKGGGCGVSLLIGFDKKKDTDIAYVINDIPVYIDKRHTMYIIGKEVDFFEGDEARGFVFVDPSKEDQPAGK